Proteins encoded by one window of Streptacidiphilus sp. PB12-B1b:
- a CDS encoding carbonic anhydrase, whose amino-acid sequence MTATPPLSPATGSVGDDTAEPASIIDSFVARNRVYAAAYRDGGMDARPVQKVAVVACMDARLDVHAALGLSLGDCHVIRNAGGVVTDDTIRSLTVSQRALGTRSIALIHHTGCGLLSLTEDFRRELEEEVGIRPSWALESFTDLDQDVRQSMARVRTSPFLLHREDIRGFVFDVRTGLLREVEPTA is encoded by the coding sequence ATGACTGCGACTCCTCCTCTGTCCCCCGCCACCGGCTCCGTCGGCGACGACACCGCCGAGCCTGCGTCCATCATCGACAGCTTCGTCGCCCGCAACCGCGTCTACGCCGCCGCCTACCGCGACGGCGGCATGGACGCCCGCCCGGTCCAGAAGGTGGCGGTGGTCGCCTGCATGGACGCCCGGCTCGACGTCCACGCCGCGCTCGGGCTGAGCCTCGGCGACTGCCACGTCATCCGCAACGCCGGCGGCGTGGTCACCGACGACACCATCCGCTCGCTCACGGTCAGCCAGCGGGCCCTCGGCACCCGGTCGATAGCGCTGATCCACCACACCGGCTGCGGCCTGCTCAGCCTCACCGAGGACTTCCGCCGGGAGCTGGAGGAGGAGGTGGGCATCCGGCCGTCCTGGGCGCTGGAGTCCTTCACCGACCTGGACCAGGACGTCCGCCAGTCCATGGCCCGGGTGCGGACCTCGCCGTTCCTGCTGCACCGCGAGGACATCCGCGGATTCGTCTTCGACGTCCGCACCGGGCTGCTGCGCGAGGTCGAGCCCACGGCCTGA
- a CDS encoding septum formation initiator family protein, with translation MAVGRVAGEAVPARSRPSAAGRTGRWPGRAARRPGRRPGGRGPFAALVALLLSGGLVGLLLLNTALNQGSFQLSRLQQTTTRLTDEQQGLQQQIADWSAPDALSARARQLGMVPGGVPAFLRDDGSVQGSPQPLSPQPSAPGGNG, from the coding sequence GTGGCTGTGGGAAGAGTCGCGGGCGAGGCGGTCCCGGCCCGGTCGCGCCCCTCGGCGGCGGGCCGGACCGGCAGGTGGCCGGGGCGGGCGGCCCGGCGGCCGGGCCGCCGCCCGGGCGGACGCGGCCCCTTCGCCGCGCTGGTGGCGCTGCTGCTGTCGGGCGGCCTGGTCGGGCTGCTGCTGCTGAACACCGCCCTGAACCAGGGCTCGTTCCAGCTGAGCCGGCTGCAGCAGACCACCACCCGGCTGACCGACGAGCAGCAGGGCCTGCAGCAGCAGATCGCCGACTGGTCCGCGCCGGACGCCCTGTCCGCCCGCGCCCGCCAGCTCGGCATGGTCCCCGGCGGCGTCCCGGCGTTCCTGCGCGACGACGGCTCGGTGCAGGGCAGTCCGCAGCCGCTCAGCCCGCAGCCGTCGGCCCCGGGCGGCAACGGATGA
- a CDS encoding MoxR family ATPase, which yields MTTFNEQASLGQPRAAGLAELGAVVERIRSSVESVIEGKPDVVRLALTVLLAEGHLLIEDVPGVGKTMLAKALGRSVDCTVRRIQFTPDLLPSDITGTSVFDQNRRDFEFKPGAIFAQIVVGDEINRASPKTQSALLESMEEGQVTVDGTSYPLPSPFMVVATQNPVEMEGTYPLPEAQRDRFMVRISIGYPSAEAELQMLDVHGGVSPLDDLRPVAHADDIEKLIEVVRGVHVADELRRYAVAIVGATRTSPELRLGASPRATLHLLRAARAAAALDGRQYVIPDDLQALAVPVLAHRLLPTAETQLGRRTTEQVVRDLVMQLPIPRLGR from the coding sequence GTGACAACCTTCAACGAGCAGGCAAGTCTCGGCCAGCCCCGCGCGGCGGGGCTGGCGGAGCTCGGAGCCGTGGTGGAGCGCATCCGCTCCTCCGTGGAGAGCGTCATCGAGGGCAAGCCCGACGTCGTCAGACTCGCCCTGACCGTCCTGCTCGCCGAGGGCCACCTGCTGATCGAGGACGTCCCCGGGGTCGGCAAGACCATGCTCGCCAAGGCCCTCGGCCGCTCGGTGGACTGCACGGTGCGGCGCATCCAGTTCACTCCGGACCTGCTCCCCTCCGACATCACCGGCACCAGCGTCTTCGACCAGAACCGCCGCGACTTCGAGTTCAAGCCCGGCGCGATCTTCGCCCAGATCGTCGTCGGCGACGAGATCAACCGGGCCTCCCCCAAGACCCAGTCCGCGCTGCTGGAGTCCATGGAGGAGGGCCAGGTCACGGTGGACGGCACCAGCTACCCGCTGCCCTCGCCGTTCATGGTCGTCGCCACCCAGAACCCGGTGGAGATGGAGGGCACCTACCCGCTGCCCGAGGCCCAGCGCGACCGGTTCATGGTCCGGATCTCCATCGGCTACCCCAGCGCCGAGGCCGAGCTGCAGATGCTGGACGTCCACGGCGGGGTATCCCCGCTGGACGACCTGCGGCCGGTCGCGCATGCCGACGACATCGAGAAGCTGATCGAGGTGGTTCGCGGCGTGCACGTCGCGGACGAGCTGCGCCGCTACGCCGTGGCCATCGTCGGCGCCACCCGCACCTCCCCCGAGCTGCGGCTCGGGGCCTCCCCCCGGGCCACCCTGCACCTGCTGCGGGCCGCCCGCGCGGCCGCCGCCCTGGACGGCCGCCAGTACGTCATCCCGGACGACCTGCAGGCCCTGGCGGTGCCGGTGCTGGCGCACCGGCTGCTGCCCACCGCCGAGACCCAGCTGGGCCGGCGCACCACCGAGCAGGTCGTCCGCGACCTGGTCATGCAGCTGCCCATCCCCCGCCTGGGGCGCTGA
- the rsmH gene encoding 16S rRNA (cytosine(1402)-N(4))-methyltransferase RsmH produces MSTGHQAPEAKHVPVMLQRCLDVLAPALADRPGAVVVDATLGLGGHSEALLRTFPQARLVAVDRDPQALRLAAERLAPFGERATLVHAVYDEIPRVLADLGIPEVHGVLFDLGVSSMQLDEADRGFAYAQDAPLDMRMDQTTGMSAAEVLNTYSHGDLARILKVYGEERFAGKIASVILREREREPFSTSARLVELVRNAIPAATRRTGGNPAKRTFQALRIEVNGELAVLERAVPGALDVLAVGGRIAVLSYHSLEDRLVKQFLAAGAAVTAPPGLPVVLEEHQPRFKLLTRGAETATEQEIAENRRATPARLRAAERIRLTEK; encoded by the coding sequence ATGAGCACCGGCCACCAGGCCCCCGAGGCCAAGCACGTGCCGGTGATGCTCCAGCGCTGCCTGGACGTCCTGGCCCCGGCCCTGGCCGACCGCCCCGGTGCGGTCGTCGTCGACGCCACGCTGGGCCTCGGCGGCCACAGCGAGGCGCTGCTGCGCACCTTCCCCCAGGCCAGGCTGGTCGCGGTGGACCGCGACCCGCAGGCGCTGCGGCTGGCCGCCGAGCGGCTGGCGCCGTTCGGCGAGCGGGCCACCCTGGTGCACGCCGTGTACGACGAGATCCCCCGGGTGCTGGCCGACCTCGGCATCCCGGAGGTCCACGGCGTCCTGTTCGACCTGGGCGTCTCCTCGATGCAGCTGGACGAGGCCGACCGGGGCTTCGCCTACGCCCAGGACGCCCCGCTGGACATGCGGATGGACCAGACGACCGGGATGAGCGCGGCCGAGGTCCTGAACACCTACTCGCACGGCGACCTGGCCCGGATCCTCAAGGTCTACGGCGAGGAGCGGTTCGCCGGGAAGATCGCCTCGGTGATCCTGCGCGAGCGCGAGCGGGAACCGTTCAGCACCAGCGCGCGTCTGGTCGAACTGGTACGCAATGCCATCCCCGCCGCCACCCGGCGTACCGGCGGCAACCCGGCCAAGCGCACCTTCCAGGCGCTGCGGATCGAGGTCAACGGTGAGCTCGCGGTGCTGGAGCGGGCCGTACCCGGCGCCCTGGACGTGCTCGCGGTCGGCGGCCGGATCGCCGTCCTGTCCTACCACTCGCTGGAGGACCGGCTGGTCAAGCAGTTCCTCGCGGCGGGTGCGGCGGTCACCGCCCCGCCCGGCCTGCCGGTCGTGCTGGAGGAGCACCAGCCCCGCTTCAAGCTGCTGACCCGGGGTGCGGAGACGGCGACCGAGCAAGAGATTGCCGAGAACCGTCGCGCCACCCCGGCTCGGCTGCGTGCAGCAGAGAGAATCAGGCTGACAGAGAAGTAG